The Falco naumanni isolate bFalNau1 chromosome 1, bFalNau1.pat, whole genome shotgun sequence genome window below encodes:
- the RTKN gene encoding LOW QUALITY PROTEIN: rhotekin (The sequence of the model RefSeq protein was modified relative to this genomic sequence to represent the inferred CDS: deleted 1 base in 1 codon) — MFCRSQRSRVTVARGSALEMELRRGRCRLSLLADSPQDTEIQRKMERELRLREGACKLLAACSRREQALEAAKSLLLCNSRVLAYMAELQRRKEAQVLRGTARRPSDAGPADERLPCRGTVCVSDLRIPLMWKDTEYFRNKGELHRCAVFCLLQLGAEIHDTPMVLVDRTLTDICFESAVLFSEAGPDFELKVELYSAGLQGGGAQGSTPRKLATRLSTSLGRSAGKRVRAAMDGGPSSPPGNGGTSPLLLPAPNVPGPKFHLLAHAVLSLAEVQDGFRTHDLAITSNEESSFWLPLYGSMCCRLAAQPRCMAAPVTSGFLRLQQPGSEAQSGTRLYCVLHGTDLLCYHSPGEADAGLEPALTIAVNKETRIRATEREGRGQPHGMAVTNRYSGEEVTHTLLAESRAEAQRWMEAFWQHFYDMSQWKQCCDELMRIEVPQPRRPPAMLPRQGSLYHEMAIDPADDIEAVTDILTRRAGGRAPGTPPWLSLFEGPPSHTPLCSRAGSPSPPACRPWGRPRTLSLDAKLSTLKGRGSRRVGPPSCPSPPSSGSSSSGSSSPAAEHNPPVPPSPLQSRV, encoded by the exons GACACGGAGATCCAGCGGAAGATGGAGCGGGAGCTGCGGCTGCGGGAGGGCGCCTGtaagctgctggcagcctgcagccgGCGGGAGCAGGCGCTGGAGGCGGCCAAgagcctcctgctctgcaaCAGCCGCGTCCTGGCCTACATGGCCGAGCTGCAGCGCAGGAAGGAGGCGCAGGTGCTGCGGGGGACGGCCAGGCG cccctcggATGCCGGCCCCGCGGACGAGCGTCTGCCCTGCCGCGGCACCGTCTGCGTCTCAG ACCTGCGCATCCCTCTGATGTGGAAGGACACGGAGTACTTCAGGAACAAGGGAG AGCTGCACCGCTGCGCCGtgttctgcctgctgcagctgggggctgaGATCCATGACACCCCCATGGTGCTGGTGGACCGGACCCTCACTGACATCTGCTTTGAAAGCGCCGTGCTCTT CTCGGAGGCCGGGCCTGACTTTGAGCTGAAGGTGGAGCTGTACAGcgcggggctg cagggggggggggcgcagggcaGCACCCCCAGGAAGCTGGCCACCCGcctcagcacctccctgggaCGCTCCGCTGGCAAACGGGTGCGTGCTGCCATGGACGGGggtcccagcagccccccagggaaCGGTGGCACcagccccctcctgctgccGGCCCCCAATGTGCC ggGCCCCAAGTTCCACCTGCTGGCACATGCTGTCCTCTCCCTGGCCGAGGTGCAGGACGGGTTCCGCACCCACGACCTCGCCATCACCAGCAACG AGGAGAGCTCCTTCTGGCTGCCCCTGTATGGCAGCATGTGCTGCCgcctggctgcacagccccGCTGCATGGCCGCCCCCGTCACCAGCGGCTTCCTCCGGCTGCAG CAACCGGGGTCCGAGGCACAGAGCGGGACCCGCCTGTACTGTGTCCTGCACGGCACCGACCTCCTCTGCTACCACAGCCCCGGCGAGGCTGATgccgggctggagccggccCTCACCATCGCTGTCAACAAG GAGACCCGAATCCGTGCGACAGAGCGGGAGGGGCGCGGGCAGCCCCATGGCATGGCTGTCACCAACCGCTACAGTGGCGAGGAGGTGACCCACACGCTGCTGGCTGAGAGCCGAGCCGAGGCGCAGCGATGGATGGAGGCCTTCTGGCAGCACTTCTATGACATGA GCCAGTGGAAGCAATGCTGTGACGAGCTGATGAGGATCGAGGTACCACAGCCGCGCCGGCCACCCGCCATGCTGCCCCGGCAGGGCTCCCTCTACCACGAGATGG CTATTGATCCAGCCGACGACATTGAGGCAGTGACGGACATCCTGacgcggcgggcggggggccgAGCGCCAGGGACCCCCCCGTGGCTCTCCCTTTTCGAGGGGCCCCCTTCCCACACCCCCCTCTGCAGCcgggcaggcagccccagccccccagcctgccgCCCCTGGGGCCGCCCCCGCACCCTCTCCCTTGATGCCAAGCTCAGCACCCTGAAGGGGCGGGGGTCCCGACGGGTGGGCCCCCCATCGTGCCCCTCGCCCCCCAGCTCTGGGTCCTCCAGtagcggcagcagcagcccagctgcagagcacaacccccctgtgccccccagtCCCCTTCAGTCCCGGGTCTGA
- the LOC121086253 gene encoding drebrin-like, with protein MAAPGLERHRLALLAAKEDVGNPRAGTNWAVFAYEKYHDLKLLDSGAGGPDELAEKFSTTSIMYGLCRVQDPGTGTHRIVLINWVGEKAPESQREACARHLPTIRAFFREASVVLSARRVEEVTQEGLSRALAQLAPTAAPALARRVPPPDAQELVGTNYRKTNPALEIHRTKRDSFWAQAEREEEQRKEEERRRVLEERKRWERERMEEERREAAERELRFKEKERMIEEQRKEQARLEAEERRKEKARWEQQQREYEEAMRDRGRRSESIEKAAEAAVLVSQRSQNPRDFFRQRERSGSTSGTPLPTPHLGTRPGARRPFLRYQRSLTESAFIFRRPDPPPLPGPLQPGAFRAVPPPAPPPPPASPPHQPRGEGNPSLCHHWGPPPPPWGCGPLPVPPQGAPPAP; from the exons ATGGCGGCCCCGGGGCTGGAGCGGCACCGGCTGGCGCTGCTGGCGGCCAAGGAGGACGTAGGCAATCCCCGGGCCGGGACCAACTG GGCTGTCTTCGCCTATGAGAAGTACCATGACCTCAAACTCCTGGACTCTGGAG CCGGGGGTCCGGATGAGCTGGCTGAAAAATTCTCCACCACCAGCATCATGTACGGTCTGTGCCGTGTCCAAGACCCTGGCACTGGTACTCACCGCATCGTCCTCATCAACTGG GTTGGGGAGAAGGCGCCAGAGTCCCAACGAGAGGCGTGTGCCAGGCATCTGCCCACCATCAGAGCCTTCTTCAGG GAGGCCAGCGTGGTGCTGAGTGCCCGCCGCGTCGAGGAGGTGACACAGGAGGGACTGAGCCGAGCGCTGGCACAGCTGGCCCCCaccgctgcccctgccctggccaggagGGTGCCCCCCCCGGATGCCCAGGAGCTGGTG GGCACCAACTACCGCAAGACCAACCCAGCGCTGGAGATCCACCGGACCAAGCGGGACTCCTTCTGGGCCCAGGCCGAG CGTGAGGAAGAGCAGCGCAAGGAGGAAGAGCGGCGGCGGGTGCTGGAGGAGCGCAAGCGCTGGGAGCGGGAGCGGATGGAAGAGGAAAGGCGTGAAGCAGCTGAACGCGAGCTCCGCTTCAAGGAGAAGGAACGGATGATCGAGGAGCAGCG GAAGGAGCAGGCGcggctggaggcagaggagcgGAGGAAGGAGAAGGCGCGATGG gagcagcagcagcgggagtATGAGGAGGCCATGCGGGACCGCGGCCGGCGCAGCGAGTCCATTGAGAAGGCGGCT GAGGCGGCCGTCCTGGTCTCCCAGCGCTCGCAGAACCCGCGGGATTTCTTCCGGCAGCGGGAGCGCTCAGGGTCCACCTCTGGCACCCCACTGCCCACACCCCACCTTGGCACCAGGCCTG GTGCCCGGCGGCCGTTCCTGCGGTACCAGCGCAGCCTGACGGAATCGGCCTTCATCTTCCGCCGGCCGGACCCCCCACCCTTGCCTGGACCCCTTCAGCCTGGGGCATTCAGGGCTGtacccccccccgccccccccccgccccccgcctcccctccccaccagccccgcGGAGAGGGGAAcccctccctgtgccaccactggggaccccccccacccccatggGGATGTGGACCCCTCCCTGTTCCACCCCagggagcccccccagccccatga